In Deferrivibrio essentukiensis, a genomic segment contains:
- a CDS encoding cobyric acid synthase, translating to MKGLKNNCRPLMFVGTGSDVGKSIIVAGIGRILKQDGFNPAPFKAQNMALNSFVTKDGLEIGRAQAMQAESCKVEPEVQMNPILLKPNKDTESQIVLNGKPIGNFSAKDYFGNDLKNNFFQEVKNSYYYLQNKYFPILIEGAGSISEMNLWEKDIVNMPVARFTNAAVFLIADIDKGGVIGNIYGHYKLLKEEDRKLIKGFIINKFRGDISLFEDGKKIIEQLTGVPVVGVIPYFRDIYLDEEDSLNCKKRYSDKSKVFKVAVVLLKHMSNFTDFAPFERIDDVNLFYAENPEELDDADLIIVPGSKNTISDMLYLKRKGFDRAIKKHVNSGKGVIGICGGFQILGRKIFDPYGVESDVQEIDGIGIFPIVTRMTKDKKTVQRSFRYKNYPEKCIGYEIHMGETTFFENSPLNFFEDGSAEGFLLNEKCFGTYIHGIFDNSIVLRDIIRKEITLEDFAAFKDRQYDKLADILRSSLNINYIYDCMSGKC from the coding sequence ATGAAGGGTCTAAAAAATAACTGTAGACCTTTGATGTTTGTTGGCACCGGCTCAGATGTGGGTAAAAGCATAATTGTAGCAGGTATTGGGAGAATTTTAAAACAGGATGGTTTTAACCCGGCACCATTTAAAGCTCAAAATATGGCACTTAACAGTTTTGTCACAAAAGATGGTCTTGAAATTGGCAGGGCTCAAGCAATGCAGGCAGAAAGTTGCAAGGTTGAGCCTGAAGTGCAGATGAATCCAATTCTTTTAAAGCCTAATAAGGATACTGAGAGTCAGATTGTATTAAATGGCAAACCTATAGGAAATTTTTCTGCTAAGGATTATTTTGGTAATGATTTAAAAAACAATTTTTTTCAAGAGGTTAAAAATTCCTATTACTATCTACAAAATAAATATTTCCCGATACTTATTGAGGGTGCAGGCAGTATTAGTGAAATGAATTTGTGGGAAAAAGATATTGTTAATATGCCTGTGGCAAGGTTTACAAATGCTGCGGTATTTTTAATTGCTGATATTGATAAAGGCGGTGTCATAGGGAATATTTACGGACATTATAAGTTATTAAAAGAGGAAGATAGGAAATTAATCAAAGGTTTTATAATAAACAAATTTAGAGGTGACATTTCACTTTTTGAAGATGGTAAAAAAATTATTGAACAGTTAACCGGTGTTCCTGTTGTTGGTGTAATACCATACTTTAGGGATATTTATCTTGATGAAGAGGACAGTTTAAATTGTAAAAAACGATATTCGGATAAAAGCAAAGTTTTTAAAGTAGCAGTGGTGCTGTTGAAACATATGTCTAATTTTACTGATTTTGCTCCATTTGAGCGTATCGATGATGTAAATCTGTTTTATGCGGAGAATCCTGAGGAGCTGGATGATGCAGATCTGATTATTGTTCCAGGCAGCAAAAACACCATTTCTGATATGCTATATTTAAAAAGAAAAGGCTTTGATAGAGCAATTAAAAAACATGTTAACAGTGGTAAAGGTGTGATAGGGATATGTGGCGGTTTTCAGATTTTGGGAAGAAAAATATTCGACCCTTATGGGGTGGAAAGTGATGTTCAAGAGATTGATGGTATAGGTATTTTCCCAATAGTTACAAGGATGACCAAAGATAAAAAAACGGTACAACGAAGTTTTAGATATAAAAATTATCCTGAAAAATGTATAGGTTATGAGATTCATATGGGGGAAACAACATTTTTTGAAAATAGCCCTCTAAACTTTTTTGAAGATGGTTCTGCTGAAGGCTTCCTATTGAATGAAAAGTGTTTTGGTACATATATTCACGGTATTTTCGACAACAGTATTGTATTGAGAGATATTATTAGAAAAGAGATAACTTTAGAAGACTTTGCCGCATTTAAAGATAGGCAGTATGATAAATTGGCAGATATTTTGAGAAGCTCCCTTAATATAAACTATATATATGATTGTATGAGTGGAAAATGTTAA